A single window of Ctenopharyngodon idella isolate HZGC_01 chromosome 24, HZGC01, whole genome shotgun sequence DNA harbors:
- the ckap5 gene encoding cytoskeleton-associated protein 5 isoform X3, which translates to MGDDSEWMKLPIDQKCEHKIWKARLNGYEEALKLFQRIEDEKSPEWGKYLGLVKKFVTDSNAVAQLKGLEAALAYIENAHVAGKTTGEVVSGVVGKVFNQPKARAKELGSDICLMYIEIEKAEVVQDELIKGLDNKNPKIVVACIETLRKALCEFGSKIITLKPVVKVLPKLFESREKAVRDEAKLLAVEIYRWIRDALRAPLQNINSVQLKDLEEEWVKLPTTAPKQTRFLRSQQDLKAKFEQQQAAGGDEADGDNDEETEAVQVDPYELLEAVEILSKLPKDFYEKIEAKKWQERKEALEAVEALTKNPKLENGDYGDLVRALKKVIGKDANVMLVAMAAKCLAGLAAGLRKKFGTYAGLVVPTILEKFKEKKPQVVQALQEAIDAVFLTTTLQNISEDVLGVMDNKNPSIKQQASLFLARSFCHCTPSTLPKSVLKPFCAAFLKQVNDSAPEVRDAAFEALGTAMKVVGEKAVNPYLTDVDKLKLDKIKECADKVQLVGKKGGGGGGGGEKKEKPAAKAPPPVEAPAKSSGPSKKAPPAKAAGPPKKGKPASAPSAKSKKAPDTKEVVETELSLEVCEERAAAVLPASCMQLLDSGNWKERLASMEEFQRAVEQMDKSEMPCQALVRMLAKKPGWKETNFQVMQMKLHIVGLIAQKGLFSKTSALVVLDGLVDKVGDVKCGSNAKEALTAIGEACSLPWTAEQVVSMAFAQKNPKNQAETLNWLANAMKEFGFAGINVKAFINNVKTALGATNPAVRTSAIALLGVMYLYMGAPLRMFFEDEKPALLSQIDAEFEKMQGQSPPAPIRGTTKKAGAEEEGDAAEEEEVDGGAGDIMDLLPRTDISDKITYDMVSKISDKNWKVRKEGLDEVAAIISEAKFIQASIGELPMALKGRLNDSNKLLVQQTLNILQQIATAMGPFLKQHVKNLGIPVITVLGDSKANVRAAAMTTLNAWVEQTGMKEWLEGEDLSEELKKENPFLRQELLGWLAEKLPTLRTVPADLMLCVPHLYACLEDRSGDVRKKAQDALPTFMMHLSYEKMVKATGKLKPASKDQVVGMLEKARAVMPAKPAAPAKAAASKPASSAPAAKPASAPARNQSPSEDFSEPEPKPDTKKAKPAGPAAKKNESMELKVKGEKDNAKQNRLSRGTPNSEKGVVGKKPPVKAGAKDEEDRSGPIFILVPNGKEQRIKEERALKILKWNFMTPRDEYVEQLKTQMSTCLAKWLQDELFHFDFQRHVKAIGAMIEHMEPEYDAVIGCLDLVLKWFTLRFFDTNTSVLMKALEFLKLLFTMLSRKNYQLSDYEASSFIPYLILKVGESKDVVRKDVRAILTMLCKVYAASKVFPFLMDGTKSKNSKQRSECLEELGCLIENFGMNVCQPTPAKALKEIAIHIGDRDTTVRNAALNTVVAAYNTCGDQVFKLIGNLSEKEMSMLEERIKRSAKKTPVASTKQERPQREQPTNPNATFLRKPAQEEVPNKLNQARAQNAHLEQSAPSIPKEFQLDLDVFENNHTCASDIPDLVQHKLDEVLEPVMIPERKMRSVSPHFDDIHNSTASTINFVISQVASGDINTSIQALAQIDEVLRQADKAEAMSGHIDQFLIATFMQLRLIYNTHMADDRLDKKDIFKLYSCIIGNMLSLFSMESLAREASMGVLKDLMHGLITLMLDSRVEDIEDGQQLIRSVNLLVVRVLEKSDQTNILSALLVLLQDSLISTAGSPMFSELVMKCLWRMIRFLPQTINSINLDRILLDVHNFMKVFPKEKLKQLKSDVPHRTLKTLLHTLCRLTGAKILDHMSMIENRNESELEAHLRRVVKHSANLSGLKSDKSTEKGALRSDDKVIKAKVSDILSEIFKKIGSKENTKEGLTELYEYKQKYSDADLEPFLRNTSQFFQSYVERGLRMIESEREGKGRIQTSTVIPQHSTDSFPPSSSTVPNGEDLNAAAYYERLKILRQRRGLENSTPEEDRPPLSSLRPSVASSTDMLHSKLSQLKESREHFQQEQSHSHSPTRSSSPASNLDDLKKRLERIKSNRQ; encoded by the exons ATGGGGGATGACAGTGAATGGATGAAGTTACCCATCGACCAGAAATGTGAACACAAG ATTTGGAAAGCGAGATTAAACGGATACGAGGAAGCATTGAAGCTCTTCCAGAGGATAGAAGACGAGAAGAGCCCAGAATGGGGCAAATACCTTGGACTTGTCAAGAAATTCGTAACAGATTCCAATGCCGTAGCCCAACTCAAAGGACTGGAGGCAGCACTTGCTTATATCGAGAATGCACACGTGGCTGGCAA GACAACAGGGGAAGTGGTTTCTGGAGTAGTCGGCAAAGTCTTCAACCAGCCCAAAGCGCGAGCCAAGGAGTTGGGTTCTGATATCTGCCTCATGTACATAGAGATTGAGAAAGCAGAAGTGGTCCAGGATGAGCTGATCAAAGGACTGGATAACAAGAACCCCAAGATTGTTGTTGCTTGTATTGAGACGCTACGGAAGGCACTTTG TGAATTTGGATCGAAGATCATAACGCTCAAGCCTGTGGTGAAAGTCTTGCCAAAACTTTTCGAGTCTCGAGAAAAGGCAGTTCGAGATGAAGCCAAATTGCTGGCGGTGGAGATCTATAGGTGGATCCGCGATGCTCTGCGAGCTCCCCTCCAGAATATTAATTCCGTACAG TTGAAAGATTTGGAGGAAGAATGGGTGAAACTCCCAACTACAGCTCCTAAGCAGACCAGGTTCTTACGCTCTCAACAGGACCTGAAGGCCAAGTTTGAGCAGCAGCAAGCTGCAGGAGGAGATGAGGCGGACG GTGACAATGATGAGGAGACTGAAGCTGTTCAGGTTGATCCTTATGAGCTCTTGGAAGCCGTTGAGATCCTTTCAAAACTTCCTAAAGACTTCTACGAAAAAATC GAAGCAAAAAAATGGCAGGAGAGGAAGGAAGCGTTGGAGGCAGTAGAGGCTTTGACTAAGAACCCAAAACTCGAGAATGGAGACTATGGGGACCTGGTCCGAGCATTAAAAAAG gttattGGGAAAGATGCCAATGTAATGCTAGTGGCCATGGCAGCCAAGTGCTTAGCTGGACTGGCAGCAGGACTGAGGAAGAAGTTTGGTACATATGCAGGTCTT GTGGTGCCAACCATCTTGGAAAAGTTCAAAGAGAAAAAACCTCAGGTGGTTCAGGCCTTGCAGGAGGCCATTGATGCAGTCTTCCTTACT ACAACCTTGCAGAACATCAGTGAGGATGTTCTGGGAGTGATGGACAACAAGAACCCCTCCATCAAGCAACAGGCTTCACTGTTCCTCGCCAGAAGCTTCTGTCACTGCACCCCGAGCACTTTGCCAAAAAGCGTTCTGAAGCCCTTCTGTGCAGCGTTCCTCAAG CAAGTGAATGATTCTGCTCCGGAGGTTAGAGATGCTGCTTTTGAGGCTTTGGGGACGGCCATGAAGGTGGTTGGGGAGAAAGCAGTCAACCCATACCTGACTGATGTTGACAAACTCAAGTTGGACAAG ATAAAAGAATGTGCTGATAAAGTGCAGCTTGTTGGCAAGAAAggaggtggtggtggtggtggaggagagaagaaagagaaacCTGCTGCTAAAGCACCTCCACCTGTGGAAGCACCTGCCAAATCATCCGGGCCTTCTAAGAAAGCTCCTCCTGCAAAG GCTGCAGGACCTCCCAAGAAGGGCAAACCTGCCTCTGCCCCAAGTGCAAAGTCCAAGAAAGCTCCAGACACTAAAGAAGTTGTCGAGACTGAGTTATCT ctggaagtGTGTGAGGAGAGAGCGGCTGCTGTGCTCCCAGCCTCCTGTATGCAGCTGCTGGACAGCGGCAACTGGAAGGAGAGACTTGCTAGCATGGAGGAGTTTCAGAGG GCTGTGGAGCAGATGGACAAATCTGAAATGCCATGCCAGGCTTTAGTCAGGATGCTGGCTAAGAAACCTGGATGGAAAGAGACCAACTTTCAG GTGATGCAAATGAAGCTCCACATTGTGGGTCTGATTGCACAAAAGGGATTGTTCTCAAAGACATCCGCACTGGTGGTTCTGGATGGCTTGGTTGATAAGGTTGGTGACGTGAAGTGTGGAAGTAACGCTAAAGAGGCTCTCACTGCGATCGGGGAGGCCTGTTCTCTGCCCTGGACTGCTGAACAG GTTGTCTCAATGGCTTTTGCTCAGAAGAATCCTAAAAACCAAGCAGAGACATTGAACTGGTTGGCCAATGCCATGAAGGAGTTTGGATTTGCAGG AATAAATGTCAAGGCGTTCATCAACAACGTCAAAACTGCTCTTGGTGCCACAAACCCT GCTGTGAGGACATCAGCTATCGCTCTTTTGGGAGTCATGTACCTGTACATGGGCGCTCCCCTGCGCATGTTCTTTGAAGATGAGAAACCAGCCCTCCTTTCACAAATAGATGCTGAGTTTGAGAAG ATGCAAGGACAGTCTCCTCCCGCCCCAATCCGTGGCACCACCAAAAAAGCAGGAGCTGAGGAGGAGGGAGATGCGGCTGAAGAAGAGGAGGTGGACGGTGGAGCCGGAGACATCATGGACCTGCTGCCCAGAACTGATATCAG TGATAAAATCACGTATGACATGGTGTCAAAGATCAGTGACAAGAACTGGAAGGTCAGAAAGGAGGGTCTTGATGAGGTGGCGGCCATCATTTCTGAGGCCAAATTCATTCAGGCCAGCATCGGCGAGCTGCCAATGGCACTGAAGGGCCGTCTCAATGACTCCAATAAACTACTG GTCCAGCAGACTCTCAATATTCTGCAGCAGATAGCCACTGCCATGGGTCCGTTTCTCAAACAGCACGTCAAGAACTTGGGAATTCCTGTCATCACTGTTCTCGGTGATAGCAAG GCTAACGTCCGTGCTGCTGCCATGACGACACTGAACGCTTGGGTGGAACAGACTGGAATGAAGGAGTGGCTTGAAGGAGAGGACCTTTCAGAGGAGCTCAAGAAGGAAAACCCCTTCCTCAGACAGGAG ttgctgggCTGGCTGGCTGAGAAGCTGCCCACCCTGCGTACGGTGCCCGCGGACCTCATGCTGTGTGTGCCTCACCTGTACGCCTGCCTGGAGGACCGCAGCGGCGACGTGCGCAAGAAAGCTCAGGATGCCCTCCCCACCTTCATGATGCACCTGAGCTACGAGAAGATGGTCAAGGCTACTGGCAAACTGAAG CCGGCTTCAAAGGACCAGGTGGTTGGCATGCTGGAGAAGGCCAGGGCTGTAATGCCAGCCAAGCCTGCAGCTCCTGCCAAAGCTGCAGCTTCCAAACCCGCCTCCAGCGCTCCTGCTGCCAAACCAGCTTCAG CTCCAGCCAGGAACCAAAGTCCCAGTGAAGACTTCAGTGAACCAGAACCCAAACCAGACACAAAGAAAGCTAAACCAGCAGGTCCTGCAGCTAAAAAG AACGAGAGCATGGAGCTCAAGGTGAAGGGAGAGAAAGataatgctaaacaaaacaGGCTCTCAAGAGGGACGCCTAACAGCGAGAAG GGAGTTGTGGGTAAGAAACCTCCAGTTAAGGCTGGGGCAAAGGATGAGGAGGACAGATCTGGTCCCATCTTCATCCTCGTTCCCAATGGCAAAGAGCAGAGGATCAAGGAAGAGAGGGCGTTAAAG ATTCTGAAGTGGAACTTCATGACTCCTCGTGACGAGTATGTGGAGCAGCTGAAGACTCAAATGTCGACATGTCTGGCCAAGTGGCTCCAAGACGAACTCTTCCACTTTGACTTTCAGCGTCATGTAAAAGCTATTGGAGCCATGATTGAG CACATGGAGCCGGAGTATgatgctgtgattggctgtctGGACCTGGTGTTGAAGTGGTTCACCTTGCGGTTTTTTGACACCAACACCAGTGTGCTGATGAAAGCCCTGGAGTTCCTCAAGCTGCTCTTCACCATGCTGAGCAGGAAGAACTACCAGCTCAGCGACTACGAGGCCTCGTCCTTCATCCCCTACCTGATCCTCAAG GTTGGAGAATCAAAAGATGTGGTGCGCAAAGACGTTCGTGCTATTCTGACGATGCTGTGTAAAGTCTATGCAGCCAGTAAAGTCTTCCCCTTCCTTATGGATGGAACCAAATCAAAGAACTCCAAGCAGAGATCTG AATGTCTCGAGGAGCTTGGATGCCTGATTGAGAACTTCGGTATGAATGTGTGCCAGCCGACTCCGGCCAAGGCTCTTAAAGAAATCGCCATTCACATCGGAGACCGTGACACTACGGTCCGCAATGCTGCTCTCAATACCGTCGTGGCTGCCTACAACACCTGTGGAGACCAGGTCTTCAAACTCATCGGCAAT cTCTCCGAAAAAGAAATGAGCATGCTTGAGGAGAGAATCAAACGTTCGGCCAAGAAGACGCCTGTGGCCTCAACCAAACAGGAGCGACCCCAGAGAGAGCAACCCACCAATCCCAATGCAACCTTCCTCCGCAAGCCTGCTCAAGAGGAAGTGCCCAACAAGCTCAA TCAAGCCCGGGCACAGAACGCTCACTTGGAGCAGTCTGCTCCGTCCATCCCTAAAGAGTTTCAGTTGGATTTGGACGTGTTTGAGAACAACCACACATGTGCCAGCGATATCCCCGACCTAGTGCAGCACAAACTGGATGAAGTTCTGGAGCCGGTCATGATTCCTGAGCGCAA GATGCGTTCGGTCTCTCCTCATTTCGACGACATTCACAATAGCACTGCCTCCACCATCAACTTCGTCATCTCACAGGTGGCCAGTGGGGACATCAACACTAGTATCCAGGCCTTGGCACAG ATTGATGAGGTCTTGAGGCAGGCGGACAAAGCGGAAGCCATGTCTGGACACATCGACCAGTTCCTCATCGCCACTTTCATGCAGCTGCGGCTTATTTACAACACGCACATGGCCGACGATCGGCTGGACAAGAAGGACATCTTCAAACTCTACAGCTGCATCATTGGAAACATGCTCTCT CTGTTCTCGATGGAGAGTCTGGCGCGGGAGGCCTCCATGGGCGTCCTGAAGGACCTGATGCATGGTCTAATCACACTGATGTTGGACTCCAGAGTGGAGGACATCGAGGACGGGCAGCAGCTCATTCGCTCCGTCAACCTGCTTGTGGTTCGAGTGCTGGAGAAATCCGACCAGACCAACATCCTAAG TGCTTTGCTGGTGCTGCTGCAGGACAGTCTTATCAGCACTGCCGGTTCCCCCATGTTCTCTGAACTTGTCATGAAG TGTCTATGGAGAATGATCCGTTTCCTGCCTCAGACCATTAACAGTATTAATCTGGACCGCATCCTGCTGGACGTGCACAATTTCATGAAGGTTTTCCCCAAAGAGAAGCTCAAACAGCTCAAGAGTGACGTTCCCCACCGGACACTGAAGACACTGCTGCACACACTCTGCAGACTCACCGGCGCCAAG ATATTAGATCACATGTCCATGATTGAGAACCGCAACGAGTCCGAACTGGAGGCGCACCTGAGGCGGGTGGTCAAGCATTCGGCAAACCTGTCGGGACTCAAGTCTGACAAGAGCACAGAGAAGGGCGCCCTCAGATCG gATGACAAGGTGATCAAGGCCAAAGTGAGTGACATCCTGTCTGAGATCTTTAAAAAGATTGGCTCCAAGGAGAACACTAAAGAG GGTCTGACGGAGCTGTATGAATACAAGCAGAAGTACTCTGATGCAGACCTCGAGCCCTTCTTGAGGAACACGTCCCAGTTCTTCCAGAGCTACGTGGAGCGAGGACTTCGCATGATTGAGTCTGAGCGTGAAGGAAAGGGCCGAATCCAGACGTCCACAG TAATCCCTCAGCACAGCACAGACTCTTTTCCTCCAAGCTCCAGCACTGTGCCCAACGGAGAAGATCTGAACGCCGCCGCCTACTACGAAAGACTGAAGATCTTACGGCAACGGCGCGGCCTTGAGAACTCAACG CCGGAGGAAGACCGACCTCCTCTCAGCTCCCTGAGACCATCGGTGGCTTCCTCCACAGACATGCTCCACAGCAAACTGTCCCAGCTGAAGGAGTCTCGTGAGCACTTCCAGCAGGAGCAGTCCCACTCCCACAGCCCCACCCGCTCCTCCTCCCCCGCCTCCAACCTCGACGACCTCAAAAAGAGGCTGGAGAGGATAAAGAGCAACCGGCAGTAG